One genomic window of Camelina sativa cultivar DH55 chromosome 5, Cs, whole genome shotgun sequence includes the following:
- the LOC104787170 gene encoding serine/threonine-protein phosphatase PP2A-1 catalytic subunit, which produces MPSNGDLDRQIEQLMECKPLGEADVRILCDQAKAILVEEWNVQPVKCPVTICGDIHGQFYDLIELFRIGGNAPDTNYLFMGDYVDRGYYSVETVSLLVALKVRYRDRLTILRGNHESRQITQVYGFYDECLRKYGNANVWKYFTDLFDYLPLTALIESQVFCLHGGLSPSLDTLDNIRSLDRIQEVPHEGPMCDLLWSDPDDRCGWGISPRGAGYTFGQDIATQFNHNNGLSLISRAHQLVMEGYNWCQEKNVVTVFSAPNYCYRCGNMAAILEIGENMEQNFLQFDPAPRQVEPDTTRKTPDYFL; this is translated from the exons ATGCCGTCAAACGGGGATCTCGACCGTCAGATCGAACAGCTTATGGAGTGTAAGCCGTTGGGTGAAGCGGACGTGAGGATCCTCTGCGATCAAGCCAAAGCGATTCTCGTTGAGGAATGGAATGTTCAACCGGTTAAGTGTCCGGTTACGATTTGCGGCGATATCCATGGCCAGTTCTATGACCTAATTGAGCTTTTCCGTATTGGTGGTAATGCTCCAGATACTAATTACCTCTTCATGGGAGATTATGTTG ATCGTGGCTACTATTCAGTAGAAACAGTATCTCTATTGGTCGCACTGAAGGTGCGTTATAGGGATAGACTCACGATCCTGCGGGGGAATCATGAGAGTCGTCAGATTACACAAGT CTATGGGTTTTATGATGAGTGCTTGAGGAAATACGGAAATGCTAATGTGTGGAAGTATTTCACGGACCTTTTTGATTATCTTCCACTTACAGCACTCATAGAGAGTCAG GTTTTCTGTTTGCATGGTGGCCTTTCACCTTCTCTGGATACCCTTGACAATATCCGAAGCTTGGATCGAATACAGGAG GTTCCACATGAGGGACCAATGTGCGACCTACTGTGGTCTGATCCAGACGATCGTTGTGGATGGGGAATATCTCCTCGTGGTGCTGGTTACACATTTGGACAGGACATTGCAACTCAGTTTAATCACAACAATGGACTGAGTCTCATATCAAGAGCGCATCAACTTGTAATGGAAGGCTATAATTGGTGTCAG GAAAAGAACGTAGTGACGGTGTTTAGTGCACCAAACTACTGTTACAGATGTGGAAACATGGCAGCAATTCTTGAGATTGGAGAGAACATGGAACAGAACTTCCTTCAGTTCGATCCAGCACCTAGACAGGTTGAACCCGATACCACGCGCAAGACCCCTgattattttttgtga
- the LOC104787171 gene encoding phospholipid-transporting ATPase 3 isoform X1, with translation MVRSGSFHVDSSSASHRRTPSRTVTLGHIQPQAPSYRTVYCNDRESNQPVRFKGNSISTTKYNVFTFLPKGLFEQFRRIANIYFLGISCLSMTPISPVSPITNVAPLSMVLLVSLIKEAFEDWKRFQNDMSINNSTVEILQDQQWVSIPWRKLQVGDIVKIKKDGFFPADILFLSSTNADGICYVETANLDGETNLKIRKALERTWDYLVPEKAYEFKGEIQCEQPNNSLYTFTGNLVVQKQTLPLSPDQLLLRGCSLRNTEYIVGAVVFTGHETKVMMNAMNAPSKRSTLEKKLDKLIITIFCVLVTMCLIGAIGCSIVTDREDKYLGLHKSDWEYRNGLMIGFFTFFTLVTLFSSIIPISLYVSIEMIKFIQSTQFINRDLNMYHAETNTPASARTSNLNEELGQVEYIFSDKTGTLTRNLMEFFKCSIGGISYGCGVTEIERGIAQRHGLKVQEEQRSTGAIREKGFNFDDPRLMRGAWRNEPNPDLCKELFRCLAICHTVLPEGDESPEKIVYQAASPDEAALVTAAKNFGFFFYRRTPTMVHVRESHVEKMGKIQDVAYEILNVLEFNSTRKRQSVVCRFPDGRLVLYCKGADNVIFERLANGTDDIRKVTREHLEQFGSSGLRTLCLAYKDLNPETYDSWNEKFIQAKSALRDREKKLDEVAELIEKDLTLIGSTAIEDKLQEGVPTCIETLSRAGIKIWVLTGDKMETAINIAYACNLINNEMKQFVISSETDAIREAEERGDQVEIARVIKEEVKKELKKSLEEAQHSLNTVAGPKLSLVIDGKCLMYALDPSLRVMLLSLSLNCTSVVCCRVSPLQKAQVTSLVRKGAQKITLSIGDGANDVSMIQAAHVGIGISGMEGMQAVMASDFAIAQFRFLTDLLLVHGRWSYLRICKVVMYFFYKNLTFTLTQFWFTFRTGFSGQRFYDDWFQSLYNVFFTALPVIVLGLFEKDVSASLSKRYPELYREGIRNSFFKWRVVAVWASSAVYQSFVCYLFVTTSSFGAVNSSGKIFGLWDVSTMVFTCLVIAVNVRILLMSNSITRWHYITVGGSILAWLVFAFIYCGIMTPHDRNENVYFVIYVLMSTFYFYFALLLVPIVSLLGDFIFQGIERWFFPYDYQIVQEIHRHESDASKVDQLEIENELTPQEARSYAISQLPRELSKHTGFAFDSPGYESFFASQLGIYAPQKAWDVARRASMRSRPKVPKK, from the exons ATGGTTCGATCGGGTAGTTTTCACGTCGATTCATCGTCGGCGAGTCATCGACGGACACCATCTAGGACGGTGACGTTGGGTCATATTCAGCCTCAGGCTCCGAGTTATCGTACCGTTTATTGCAATGATCGGGAGTCTAATCAACCCGTCCGGTTCAAG GGTAATTCGATTTCTACAACAAAGTACAATGTTTTCACCTTTCTGCCAAAGGGTCTGTTTGAACAG TTTAGGCGCATAGCAAACATATACTTCCTTGGAATTTCGTGTCTATCAATGACACCAATAAG CCCTGTGAGTCCAATAACAAATGTAGCTCCACTGTCAATGGTGCTTCTGGTTTCTCTGATTAAAGAGGCTTTCGAAGACTGG AAACGGTTTCAAAATGATATGTCCATAAATAATAGCACAGTGGAGATCTTACAAGATCAACAGTGGGTATCTATTCCTTGGAGAAAGTTGCAAGTTGGAGATATTGTCAAG ATTAAAAAAGATGGATTTTTCCCAGCAGATATTCTTTTTCTATCCAGCACTAATGCTGATGGTATCTGCTACGTTGAG ACTGCAAACCTAGATggagaaacaaatttaaaaataaggaAGGCCCTTGAAAGGACATGGGATTACTTGGTACCAGAGAAAGCATATGAGTTTAAAG GTGAAATTCAGTGTGAGCAACCAAACAATTCTCTGTACACTTTCACTGGGAACCTTGTAGTCCAAAAGCAAACGTTACCTCTCTCTCCGGACCAGCTTTTATTGCGT GGATGCAGTCTTAGGAACACAGAATACATAGTTGGAGCTGTAGTTTTTACTGGTCATGAGACAAAG GTGATGATGAATGCCATGAATGCTCCTTCCAAACGAAGTACACTGGAAAAGAAGCTTGACAAACTCATTATCACAATCTTTTGTGTCCTTGTCACAATGTGTCTGATTGGAGCTATAGGCTG TTCAATTGTGACGGATCGTGAGGACAAATACTTGGGTCTTCATAAGTCAGATTGGGAATACCGTAATGGACTCATG ATTGGGTTTTTCACCTTTTTCACGCTAGTCACTCTGTTCTCATCAATTATACCAATCTCCCTTTATGTTTCTATTGAG ATGATCAAGTTTATCCAGTCGACCCAGTTTATCAACCGAGATCTTAATATGTATCATGCTGAAACAAATACCCCCGCCTCGGCCAGGACTTCCAATTTGAACGAGGAGCTTGGACAG GTGGAGTACATATTTTCTGATAAAACCGGAACGCTGACGAGAAATTTGATGGAATTCTTCAAATGTTCAATTGGAGGTATAAGTTATGGATGTGGTGTCACTGAAATAGAAAGAGGAATCGCTCAGCGTCATGGCTTAAAAGTTCAGGAG GAGCAAAGGTCGACGGGTGCAATAAGAGAAAAAGGATTTAATTTTGATGATCCAAGGCTTATGCGGGGAGCTTGGAGAAACGAACCTAATCCTGATCTTTGCAAG GAACTTTTTAGATGCCTGGCCATCTGTCACACTGTGCTTCCTGAAGGTGATGAGTCCCCTGAGAAGATTGTTTATCAAGCTGCATCTCCAGATGAAGCTGCCTTAGTTACTGCTGCCAAGAATTTTGGATTCTTCTTTTATAG GCGTACTCCAACTATGGTGCATGTTCGTGAGTCTCATGTGGAGAAGATGGGAAAGATTCAAGATGTGGCCTATGAGATCCTTAATGTTCTCGAGTTCAAcag TACTAGGAAGCGCCAGTCTGTTGTATGTCGTTTCCCAGATGGAAGGCTTGTACTCTACTGTAAG GGCGCTGATAATGTAATCTTTGAGAGATTGGCTAATGGTACGGACGATATTAGGAAAGTAACAAGAGAACATTTGGAACAATTTGGGTCTTCTGGATTGCGTACCCTTTGCCTAGCCTATAAAGACTTAAACCCTGAAACCTATGATAGTTGGAATGAAAAGTTTATCCAGGCCAAATCTGCATTACGAGACCGTGAGAAGAAGTTAGATGAG GTGGCAGAACTTATTGAGAAGGATCTTACCCTCATCGGATCAACTGCAATAGAAGACAAACTTCAGGAAGGGGTGCCTACCTGCATAGAAACCTTATCAAGAGCTGGAATTAAGATCTGGGTGTTAACAGGAGACAAAATGGAAACGGCTATTAATATTGCATATG CATGCAACTTGATCAACaatgaaatgaaacaatttGTCATTAGTTCTGAAACGGATGCAATTAGGGAAGCTGAAGAAAGG GGTGATCAAGTTGAGATTGCTCGtgttatcaaagaagaagtaaagaagGAGCTGAAAAAGAGTCTTGAAGAAGCTCAACACTCTCTGAATACCGTAGCTGGACCAAAATTGTCTCTCGTTATTGATGGAAAGTGTTTAATGTATGCATTAGACCCAAGTTTACGCGTGATGCTGCTCAGCTTGAGCTTGAACTGTACTTCAGTTGTATGCTGTCGTGTTTCTCCGTTACAGAAAGCACAG GTTACAAGCTTGGTGAGGAAAGGGGCGCAAAAGATTACACTTAGTATTGGTGATGGGGCCAATGATGTTAGCATGATTCAAGCCGCTCATGTTGGTATAGGAATAAGTGGGATGGAGGGAATGCAAGCTGTGATGGCTAGTGATTTTGCCATTGCTCAGTTTAGATTTCTTACAGATTTGCTTCTTGTCCATGGACGGTGGTCATATCTTAGAATCTGCAAG GTTGTCATGTATTTTTTCTACAAGAACCTTACCTTCACTTTGACTCAGTTTTGGTTCACATTTCGAACTGGATTTTCTGGGCAAAGGTTCTATGATGATTGGTTCCAGTcattatataatgttttctttacAGCTCTTCCTGTCATTGTCCTTGGCCTGTTTGAGAAG GATGTGAGTGCATCCCTTTCGAAAAGATATCCAGAACTGTATCGAGAGGGAATACGTAACTCATTTTTCAAATGGAGAGTTGTAGCAGTATGGGCTTCTTCTGCTGTGTATCAGTCTTTTGTCTGCTATCTCTTCGTGACCACGTCATCTTTCGGCGCTGTAAATTCATCAGGCAAAATATTTGGCCTCTGGGATGTTAGCACAATGGTCTTCACATGTCTGGTGATTGCTGTGAATGTCCGCATTCTTTTGATGAGCAATTCCATTACCAGATGGCATTATATCACAGTCGGTGGGAGCATTCTTGCGTGGCTCGTTTTTGCTTTCATATACTGTGGGATTATGACACCACACGATAGGAAT GAAAATGTCTACTTTGTCATATATGTCCTGATGAGTACCTTCTATTTCTACTTTGCATTGCTGCTTGTTCCCATTGTCTCTCTACTAGGCGATTTTATCTTCCAAGG GATTGAGAGATGGTTCTTCCCATATGATTATCAGATTGTTCAAGAAATACATAGGCACGAGTCAGATGCAAGCAAGGTAGATCAGCTGGAGATAGAAAACGAGCTCACACCACAAGAGGCGAGAAGCTACGCGATATCCCAATTGCCTCGGGAGCTCTCAAAGCACACTGGGTTTGCGTTTGATTCACCAGGTTATGAATCCTTCTTTGCGTCTCAGTTAGGTATTTACGCGCCACAGAAGGCGTGGGATGTGGCAAGGAGAGCCAGTATGAGGTCACGGCCTAAGGTACCCAAGAAGTAG
- the LOC104787171 gene encoding phospholipid-transporting ATPase 3 isoform X2: protein MIGSLINPSGSRVIRFLQQSTMFSPFCQRVCLNRRIANIYFLGISCLSMTPISPVSPITNVAPLSMVLLVSLIKEAFEDWKRFQNDMSINNSTVEILQDQQWVSIPWRKLQVGDIVKIKKDGFFPADILFLSSTNADGICYVETANLDGETNLKIRKALERTWDYLVPEKAYEFKGEIQCEQPNNSLYTFTGNLVVQKQTLPLSPDQLLLRGCSLRNTEYIVGAVVFTGHETKVMMNAMNAPSKRSTLEKKLDKLIITIFCVLVTMCLIGAIGCSIVTDREDKYLGLHKSDWEYRNGLMIGFFTFFTLVTLFSSIIPISLYVSIEMIKFIQSTQFINRDLNMYHAETNTPASARTSNLNEELGQVEYIFSDKTGTLTRNLMEFFKCSIGGISYGCGVTEIERGIAQRHGLKVQEEQRSTGAIREKGFNFDDPRLMRGAWRNEPNPDLCKELFRCLAICHTVLPEGDESPEKIVYQAASPDEAALVTAAKNFGFFFYRRTPTMVHVRESHVEKMGKIQDVAYEILNVLEFNSTRKRQSVVCRFPDGRLVLYCKGADNVIFERLANGTDDIRKVTREHLEQFGSSGLRTLCLAYKDLNPETYDSWNEKFIQAKSALRDREKKLDEVAELIEKDLTLIGSTAIEDKLQEGVPTCIETLSRAGIKIWVLTGDKMETAINIAYACNLINNEMKQFVISSETDAIREAEERGDQVEIARVIKEEVKKELKKSLEEAQHSLNTVAGPKLSLVIDGKCLMYALDPSLRVMLLSLSLNCTSVVCCRVSPLQKAQVTSLVRKGAQKITLSIGDGANDVSMIQAAHVGIGISGMEGMQAVMASDFAIAQFRFLTDLLLVHGRWSYLRICKVVMYFFYKNLTFTLTQFWFTFRTGFSGQRFYDDWFQSLYNVFFTALPVIVLGLFEKDVSASLSKRYPELYREGIRNSFFKWRVVAVWASSAVYQSFVCYLFVTTSSFGAVNSSGKIFGLWDVSTMVFTCLVIAVNVRILLMSNSITRWHYITVGGSILAWLVFAFIYCGIMTPHDRNENVYFVIYVLMSTFYFYFALLLVPIVSLLGDFIFQGIERWFFPYDYQIVQEIHRHESDASKVDQLEIENELTPQEARSYAISQLPRELSKHTGFAFDSPGYESFFASQLGIYAPQKAWDVARRASMRSRPKVPKK from the exons ATGATCGGGAGTCTAATCAACCCGTCCGGTTCAAG GGTAATTCGATTTCTACAACAAAGTACAATGTTTTCACCTTTCTGCCAAAGGGTCTGTTTGAACAG GCGCATAGCAAACATATACTTCCTTGGAATTTCGTGTCTATCAATGACACCAATAAG CCCTGTGAGTCCAATAACAAATGTAGCTCCACTGTCAATGGTGCTTCTGGTTTCTCTGATTAAAGAGGCTTTCGAAGACTGG AAACGGTTTCAAAATGATATGTCCATAAATAATAGCACAGTGGAGATCTTACAAGATCAACAGTGGGTATCTATTCCTTGGAGAAAGTTGCAAGTTGGAGATATTGTCAAG ATTAAAAAAGATGGATTTTTCCCAGCAGATATTCTTTTTCTATCCAGCACTAATGCTGATGGTATCTGCTACGTTGAG ACTGCAAACCTAGATggagaaacaaatttaaaaataaggaAGGCCCTTGAAAGGACATGGGATTACTTGGTACCAGAGAAAGCATATGAGTTTAAAG GTGAAATTCAGTGTGAGCAACCAAACAATTCTCTGTACACTTTCACTGGGAACCTTGTAGTCCAAAAGCAAACGTTACCTCTCTCTCCGGACCAGCTTTTATTGCGT GGATGCAGTCTTAGGAACACAGAATACATAGTTGGAGCTGTAGTTTTTACTGGTCATGAGACAAAG GTGATGATGAATGCCATGAATGCTCCTTCCAAACGAAGTACACTGGAAAAGAAGCTTGACAAACTCATTATCACAATCTTTTGTGTCCTTGTCACAATGTGTCTGATTGGAGCTATAGGCTG TTCAATTGTGACGGATCGTGAGGACAAATACTTGGGTCTTCATAAGTCAGATTGGGAATACCGTAATGGACTCATG ATTGGGTTTTTCACCTTTTTCACGCTAGTCACTCTGTTCTCATCAATTATACCAATCTCCCTTTATGTTTCTATTGAG ATGATCAAGTTTATCCAGTCGACCCAGTTTATCAACCGAGATCTTAATATGTATCATGCTGAAACAAATACCCCCGCCTCGGCCAGGACTTCCAATTTGAACGAGGAGCTTGGACAG GTGGAGTACATATTTTCTGATAAAACCGGAACGCTGACGAGAAATTTGATGGAATTCTTCAAATGTTCAATTGGAGGTATAAGTTATGGATGTGGTGTCACTGAAATAGAAAGAGGAATCGCTCAGCGTCATGGCTTAAAAGTTCAGGAG GAGCAAAGGTCGACGGGTGCAATAAGAGAAAAAGGATTTAATTTTGATGATCCAAGGCTTATGCGGGGAGCTTGGAGAAACGAACCTAATCCTGATCTTTGCAAG GAACTTTTTAGATGCCTGGCCATCTGTCACACTGTGCTTCCTGAAGGTGATGAGTCCCCTGAGAAGATTGTTTATCAAGCTGCATCTCCAGATGAAGCTGCCTTAGTTACTGCTGCCAAGAATTTTGGATTCTTCTTTTATAG GCGTACTCCAACTATGGTGCATGTTCGTGAGTCTCATGTGGAGAAGATGGGAAAGATTCAAGATGTGGCCTATGAGATCCTTAATGTTCTCGAGTTCAAcag TACTAGGAAGCGCCAGTCTGTTGTATGTCGTTTCCCAGATGGAAGGCTTGTACTCTACTGTAAG GGCGCTGATAATGTAATCTTTGAGAGATTGGCTAATGGTACGGACGATATTAGGAAAGTAACAAGAGAACATTTGGAACAATTTGGGTCTTCTGGATTGCGTACCCTTTGCCTAGCCTATAAAGACTTAAACCCTGAAACCTATGATAGTTGGAATGAAAAGTTTATCCAGGCCAAATCTGCATTACGAGACCGTGAGAAGAAGTTAGATGAG GTGGCAGAACTTATTGAGAAGGATCTTACCCTCATCGGATCAACTGCAATAGAAGACAAACTTCAGGAAGGGGTGCCTACCTGCATAGAAACCTTATCAAGAGCTGGAATTAAGATCTGGGTGTTAACAGGAGACAAAATGGAAACGGCTATTAATATTGCATATG CATGCAACTTGATCAACaatgaaatgaaacaatttGTCATTAGTTCTGAAACGGATGCAATTAGGGAAGCTGAAGAAAGG GGTGATCAAGTTGAGATTGCTCGtgttatcaaagaagaagtaaagaagGAGCTGAAAAAGAGTCTTGAAGAAGCTCAACACTCTCTGAATACCGTAGCTGGACCAAAATTGTCTCTCGTTATTGATGGAAAGTGTTTAATGTATGCATTAGACCCAAGTTTACGCGTGATGCTGCTCAGCTTGAGCTTGAACTGTACTTCAGTTGTATGCTGTCGTGTTTCTCCGTTACAGAAAGCACAG GTTACAAGCTTGGTGAGGAAAGGGGCGCAAAAGATTACACTTAGTATTGGTGATGGGGCCAATGATGTTAGCATGATTCAAGCCGCTCATGTTGGTATAGGAATAAGTGGGATGGAGGGAATGCAAGCTGTGATGGCTAGTGATTTTGCCATTGCTCAGTTTAGATTTCTTACAGATTTGCTTCTTGTCCATGGACGGTGGTCATATCTTAGAATCTGCAAG GTTGTCATGTATTTTTTCTACAAGAACCTTACCTTCACTTTGACTCAGTTTTGGTTCACATTTCGAACTGGATTTTCTGGGCAAAGGTTCTATGATGATTGGTTCCAGTcattatataatgttttctttacAGCTCTTCCTGTCATTGTCCTTGGCCTGTTTGAGAAG GATGTGAGTGCATCCCTTTCGAAAAGATATCCAGAACTGTATCGAGAGGGAATACGTAACTCATTTTTCAAATGGAGAGTTGTAGCAGTATGGGCTTCTTCTGCTGTGTATCAGTCTTTTGTCTGCTATCTCTTCGTGACCACGTCATCTTTCGGCGCTGTAAATTCATCAGGCAAAATATTTGGCCTCTGGGATGTTAGCACAATGGTCTTCACATGTCTGGTGATTGCTGTGAATGTCCGCATTCTTTTGATGAGCAATTCCATTACCAGATGGCATTATATCACAGTCGGTGGGAGCATTCTTGCGTGGCTCGTTTTTGCTTTCATATACTGTGGGATTATGACACCACACGATAGGAAT GAAAATGTCTACTTTGTCATATATGTCCTGATGAGTACCTTCTATTTCTACTTTGCATTGCTGCTTGTTCCCATTGTCTCTCTACTAGGCGATTTTATCTTCCAAGG GATTGAGAGATGGTTCTTCCCATATGATTATCAGATTGTTCAAGAAATACATAGGCACGAGTCAGATGCAAGCAAGGTAGATCAGCTGGAGATAGAAAACGAGCTCACACCACAAGAGGCGAGAAGCTACGCGATATCCCAATTGCCTCGGGAGCTCTCAAAGCACACTGGGTTTGCGTTTGATTCACCAGGTTATGAATCCTTCTTTGCGTCTCAGTTAGGTATTTACGCGCCACAGAAGGCGTGGGATGTGGCAAGGAGAGCCAGTATGAGGTCACGGCCTAAGGTACCCAAGAAGTAG